The Paramisgurnus dabryanus chromosome 3, PD_genome_1.1, whole genome shotgun sequence genome includes a window with the following:
- the LOC135733750 gene encoding uncharacterized protein, translated as MTSDLPPITASESFLQELQSSLFEDIHEDETALQASTDWLTRKSLISGWWEKERPRLVNIIVAGQHAATRICQHCGNGPAVIRCCDCRPHPFLCGQCDVRVHREQVFHNRDSMTHAFFYPLPPTTCVVEKVLTQCERLVPLEMPETICGCLRELSSVIAGQSIVVVTMNGRYDLRLPQIRCKACEATWSPGVDDLIRNDYWPATSHFSTVYRTDVLFSFEQLKMAAPGMSSQAFLRMLDQRTLRFGRSGNITADSFRKSFLEWEAVLFEVNKLCQEDHFECPACSPDMLAVSVDGNRKHYRFKSAARSEEKAIFDGVFIANDDDVARFVDYVRTSTSHVSGRGVCGGQWSAAREMSQKSSGKTDEEGLELAVCRHGVLLRALNMFRGEIFAYPLYLQKQMACKPVTFFAMDVACKYWPYLQRVTEKCPELQDLLTMRPFLSVFHAKAHDFKCEVKWSGAYQEGAGSTLGEEVEQCNAFLSRIAVTTKHMSKAGRIDMLMIMAMRWNQQKFDNLASTLARRYRKATIALQCQMHNLEAMKTEMDISDNQLEKWIIDINEWAEATTSPNDADVAAVASRIEELVASVKRRSQRLYKDSDGCKGRARIRRKIREEKKILNSVVEMYNTLVPNAEKLTMDTILSDEIVWPWQLTHCDSVDLRTKRKAFDIVMAVRRLEEEKGILIAEMKKHWKSLCTHADTLKQMSSQLSNVTSGETWGLLEDGIQGLQSLMMKKRQASNSLAKHAKKCYVQVLTETEMNFDSDSEEYHTSSDSEQD; from the exons ATGACCAGTGACCTTCCTCCCATTACTGCATCAG AGTCCTTCCTTCAAGAGCTTCAAAGCTCACTGTTTGAGGACATACATGAGGATGAAACGGCTCTTCAAGCCTCAACAGACTGGTTGACCCGAAAGAGCCTCATATCAGGATGGTGGGAGAAAGAGAGACCCCGACTGGTCAACATCATTGTGGCTGGACAACATGCGGCAACTCGGATCTGCCAACATTGTGGAAATGGCCCAGCCGTTATCCGTTGTTGTGATTGTCGACCACACCCATTCCTCTGTGGCCAGTGTGATGTCAGGGTCCACCGAGAACAAGTGTTCCACAACAGGGATTCGATGACACACGCATTTTTTTACCCATTGCCTCCCACAACCTGTGTTGTGGAGAAGGTTCTAACCCAGTGTG AGCGTCTTGTACCTTTGGAGATGCCAGAGACAATATGCGGTTGTCTACGAGAATTGTCCAGTGTCATTGCAGGACAGTCCATAGTTGTGGTTACAATGAATG GGCGATATGATCTCAGATTGCCTCAGATTAGATGCAAAGCATGTGAAGCCACTTGGAGTCCTGGAGTGGATGACCTGATCCGCAATGACTACTGGCCTGCCACTTCTCACTTTTCTACTGTGTACAGAACAGATGTCCTTTTTTCTTTTGAACAGCTGAAGATGGCGGCACCAGGGATGTCCAGCCAAGCATTTCTTAGAATGCTGGATCAACGCACTCTTCGCTTTGGCCGT AGTGGAAACATCACAGCAGACAGCTTCCGGAAAAGCTTCTTGGAGTGGGAAGCTGTCCTATTCGAAGTGAACAAATTATGCCAGGAGGACCACTTTGAGTGCCCAGCGTGCAGCCCAGACATGCTTGCAGTATCCGTCGATGGAAACCGTAAGCACTACAGATTCAAGAGTGCAGCAAG atcGGAGGAAAAAGCCATCTTTGATGGTGTGTTCATCGCGAATGATGACGACGTCGCAAGATTCGTGGACTATGTCCGTACCTCAACCAGTCAT GTCTCTGGAAGAGGTGTCTGTGGAGGGCAATGGTCAGCCGCCCGTGAAATGTCTCAGAAGTCCTCAGGAAAAACAGACGAGGAGGGCCTGGAACTTGCTGTGTGTCGTCATGGAGTTCTCCTTCGTGCCCTCAATATGTTCAGGGGGGAGATTTTTGCCTACCCCCTGTACCTCCAAAAGCAAATGGCCTGTAAGCCAGTTACATTTTTTGCAATGGATGTGGCATGCAAGTACTGGCCTTACCTCCAGAGAGTGACAGAGAAATGCCCTGAGCTTCAGGATCTCCTCACCATGAGGCCGTTTCTTTctgtttttcatgcaaaagctcATGATTTCAAATGTGAG gtaaaatgGAGTGGAGCATATCAGGAGGGGGCTGGTTCGACTCTTGGGGAAGAGGTGGAGCAGTGCAACGCCTTCCTCTCAAGGATTGCTGTTACGACAAAGCACATGTCAAAAGCAG gaCGCATAGACATGCTGATGATCATGGCCATGCGCTGGAACCAACAAAAATTTGACAACTTGGCTTCTACCCTTGCCCGCCGATACCGGAAG GCCACAATAGCCCTGCAATGCCAGATGCATAACCTGGAGGCCATGAAAACAGAAATGGACATCTCGGACAATCAACTGGAGAAGTGGATCATTGATATCAATGAGTGGGCAGAAG CAACAACATCCCCAAATGATGCTGATGTTGCCGCTGTTGCCAGCCGAATTGAGGAGCTGGTGGCAAGTGTTAAGAGGAGGTCCCAGCGTCTTTATAAGGATAGTGACGGATGTAAAGGACGTGCCCGAATCCGCCGAAAGATCAGGgaggaaaaaaaaatcttaaattctgTAGTAGAAATGTATAACACATTGGTTCCTAATGCAGAAAAACTGACTATGGACACCATTCTATCGGACGAGATTGTTTGGCCATGGCAGCTTACACACTGTG ACTCTGTAGATCTAAGGACAAAAAGGAAGGCGTTTGACATTGTGATGGCGGTAAGGAGACTTGAGGAGGAGAAGGGGATTCTTATCGCAGAGATGAAGAAGCATTGGAAGTCTCTTTGCACCCATGCAGACACCCTGAAGCAGATGTCATCCCAGCTTTCTAATGTGACATCAG GTGAGACTTGGGGCCTGCTTGAAGATGGTATCCAAGGTCTACAGAGCTTGATGATGAAGAAAAGGCAAGCAAGCAACAGCCTGGCAAAGCATGCAAAGAAATGCTATGTTCAAGTTCTGACTGAAACTGAAATGAACTTTGATAGTGACTCTGAGGAATATCATACCAGTAGTGACTCTGAGCAAGATTAA
- the LOC135733749 gene encoding uncharacterized protein encodes MKKAYDFLIKMNYVPQPQQDQPQQDQPQQDQSQQDQPLQQDQPLQQDQPQQDQPLQQDQSQQDQPLQQDQPLQQDQPQQDQSQQDQLILLDQLQQDQPLHIDQPQQYQPLHIDQPQQDPPLHLVQPQKDQPLPLDQLFPQDQPTPADQQIITIELFTVDSQAQQYVEPLPPRKRQTPLSTPGLPSTLGQNRRAPPSIQPQLKKRQTPLSTPGLPPTLGQDRRAPLSIQPQLKKRQTTGTGATQAPPSTLAKKKKTKSCKCSRQTIYPYDKILERRMNEGKAAEVKVRWLPCSSCGRVWEDTWEPASKFA; translated from the exons ATGAAGAAGGCATATGACTTCCTGATCAAAATGAATT ATGTGCCTCAGCCCCAGCAAGACCAGCCCCAGCAAGACCAGCCCCAGCAAGACCAGTCCCAGCAAGACCAGCCCCTCCAGCAAGACCAGCCCCTCCAGCAAGACCAGCCCCAGCAAGACCAGCCCCTCCAGCAAGACCAGTCCCAGCAAGACCAGCCCCTCCAGCAAGACCAGCCCCTCCAGCAAGACCAGCCCCAGCAAGACCAGTCCCAGCAAGACCAGCTCATACTCCTAGACCAGCTCCAGCAAGATCAGCCCCTCCACATTGACCAGCCCCAGCAATACCAGCCCCTCCACATAGACCAGCCCCAGCAAGACCCTCCCCTCCACCTAGTCCAGCCCCAGAAAGACCAGCCCCTGCCCCTAGACCAGCTATTCCCACAAGACCAGCCTACCCCAGCAGACCAACAAATAATTACAATAGAATTATTTACGGTCGACTCTCAGGCTCAGCAGTATGTGGAGCCTCTACCACCCAGGAAAAGACAAA CCCCACTATCCACCCCGGGGCTACCATCCACCCTAGGCCAAAACAGACGAGCCCCACCATCCATCCAACCTCAACTAAAGAAAAGACAAA CCCCACTATCCACCCCAGGCCTACCACCCACCCTAGGCCAAGACAGACGAGCCCCACTATCTATCCAACCTCAACTAAAGAAAAGACAAA CCACAGGTACAGGAGCCACACAAGCCCCACCCTCTACCCTGGccaaaaagaagaaaacaaaaa GTTGCAAATGCAGTCGACAGACAATTTATCCGTATGATAAAATATTGGAAAGACGGATGAATGAG GGGAAGGCAGCAGAGGTCAAAGTACGCTGGCTACCTTGTTCTTCCTG TGGCAGAGTCTGGGAGGACACCTGGGAGCCGGCCAGCAAATTCGCCTGA